From the genome of Geothrix sp. 21YS21S-4, one region includes:
- a CDS encoding Kiwa anti-phage protein KwaB-like domain-containing protein, producing the protein MPSFNEWKNFNYTQSTVQLWVFKKSSTDAKYKGWHVRTDGGIEVMFRNAVINQLSKISEHFEYTHISQNNESSCMEHPLEDCEGLIALLDIVDQPEGEHVAENVKQLRGSTGYLVKFQFNDETVYAVKKTAPSWSPKIRKSLINALFIQGELSVVPNEEFTFSSFFDFFCFNENVYIIGKRSFESTIAEKSVYKKNFSDLRLSPEFISVFSEMTSIVEFVGENAMHLRRMATIQKKEVYRNPNFLIELKRVSDMRNWGIEFDAEGRIVPTLSTAKIIIQVLLDHRLFSEITSNYYDVPDAIVV; encoded by the coding sequence ATGCCTAGTTTTAATGAGTGGAAAAATTTTAACTATACACAATCAACAGTGCAGTTGTGGGTATTTAAAAAAAGCTCAACTGATGCAAAATATAAGGGATGGCATGTCAGAACTGATGGAGGAATTGAAGTTATGTTTCGTAATGCAGTAATTAATCAATTATCCAAAATATCAGAGCATTTTGAATACACGCATATATCTCAAAACAATGAGTCCAGCTGTATGGAACACCCTCTGGAGGATTGTGAGGGTTTGATTGCATTACTTGATATTGTGGATCAGCCTGAAGGGGAACATGTAGCAGAAAATGTTAAACAACTCCGTGGATCGACGGGTTATTTGGTTAAATTTCAATTTAATGATGAAACCGTTTATGCAGTGAAGAAAACAGCGCCATCCTGGAGTCCTAAAATTAGAAAGTCATTAATTAATGCTTTATTTATTCAGGGCGAACTCTCAGTCGTGCCCAACGAGGAATTCACCTTCAGTTCATTTTTTGATTTTTTCTGTTTCAATGAAAATGTATATATTATTGGCAAGCGCTCATTTGAATCAACCATAGCAGAGAAAAGTGTATATAAAAAGAATTTTTCAGATTTAAGATTATCTCCTGAATTTATTAGTGTATTCAGCGAGATGACTTCGATCGTTGAATTTGTTGGTGAAAATGCAATGCATCTTCGCAGAATGGCCACTATTCAAAAGAAAGAAGTATACAGGAATCCCAATTTTTTAATCGAATTAAAAAGAGTGAGTGACATGAGAAATTGGGGTATTGAATTTGATGCAGAAGGCAGAATAGTACCAACTCTTAGTACTGCTAAAATCATCATACAAGTATTATTAGATCATCGTTTATTTAGCGAAATTACATCAAATTACTATGACGTTCCAGATGCAATCGTGGTGTAA
- a CDS encoding site-specific integrase — translation MPRTPTERFTKTLVDSLQPGEKAYTVWDRDMPGFGIRVWTSGTKVFAFKYTKRAEQHWITLGRYGVITVDQARKKAQKIRLQILEGEDPHKKLTEQRDAPTVNELANRFLEEHVETKTKATTQRQYREAIARFIVPELGKRLVRDLEPGDIAKLHHSIRATPYQANRVLAVMSKMLKMAELWGYRPQASNPCFYIQKFKEHSRERFLSAAELRRLAEVLTTMEKTKEQSLFAIAAIRLLMFTGARLNEILRLQWDEVDLESGVLRLKDSKTGAKAVFLNKPAVAVVETLPQMLNNPYVIAGDKEGTNLVNLEKPWDAIREKAKILGVRIHDLRHTFASYAAQGGMSLEMIGALLGHSQASTTKRYAHLANSQHRSNSERVALALETALKSEPEGRE, via the coding sequence ATGCCACGGACTCCAACTGAACGGTTCACCAAGACACTGGTCGACAGCCTTCAACCCGGCGAGAAGGCCTACACCGTGTGGGATCGCGACATGCCCGGCTTCGGCATCCGCGTGTGGACCTCCGGCACGAAGGTTTTCGCGTTCAAGTACACGAAACGCGCAGAGCAGCACTGGATCACGCTCGGTCGCTACGGCGTCATAACCGTGGACCAGGCCCGGAAGAAGGCGCAGAAGATCCGCCTCCAAATCCTCGAAGGTGAAGACCCGCACAAGAAGCTCACAGAGCAGCGCGACGCGCCAACTGTGAACGAACTAGCCAACCGATTCCTTGAGGAACATGTAGAGACGAAAACCAAGGCCACCACGCAGCGCCAGTACAGGGAAGCCATCGCCCGCTTCATCGTTCCCGAACTCGGCAAGCGCCTCGTGCGGGATCTGGAGCCTGGCGACATTGCGAAGCTTCACCACAGCATCCGCGCCACGCCCTACCAAGCCAACCGCGTACTGGCCGTCATGTCGAAAATGCTCAAAATGGCCGAACTCTGGGGCTACCGCCCCCAGGCCTCGAACCCCTGCTTCTACATCCAGAAATTCAAGGAACACTCCAGAGAACGATTTCTTTCAGCTGCCGAGCTTCGACGCCTCGCAGAGGTTCTCACCACCATGGAGAAGACCAAGGAGCAGTCCCTCTTCGCCATTGCCGCCATTCGCCTCCTCATGTTCACCGGCGCCAGACTCAACGAAATTCTGCGCTTGCAATGGGACGAGGTGGACCTTGAGAGCGGGGTTCTGCGCCTCAAGGACTCCAAAACCGGTGCCAAGGCCGTCTTCCTAAACAAGCCTGCCGTCGCAGTGGTGGAGACTCTGCCTCAGATGCTCAATAACCCCTACGTCATCGCAGGCGACAAGGAAGGCACTAACCTAGTGAACCTAGAGAAACCCTGGGACGCCATCCGTGAGAAAGCAAAGATCCTAGGCGTACGAATCCACGACCTTCGCCACACCTTCGCAAGCTATGCGGCTCAGGGTGGCATGAGCCTTGAAATGATAGGGGCTCTTCTCGGCCATAGCCAAGCGAGCACCACCAAAAGGTATGCCCACTTGGCCAACTCACAGCACCGAAGCAACAGTGAGAGGGTCGCTTTGGCGCTGGAGACTGCATTGAAGTCAGAGCCAGAGGGAAGAGAATGA
- a CDS encoding PhoH family protein: MVPPSSKKVFVLDTNVLLHDPNSILHFQEHDVVLPIVVIEEVDHFKKDQTEVGRNARTVSRLLDRLRASGTLSTGVPLEGGGSLKVDVASHNLDFGILSADKHKADNHILACARELLHSRKERVVLVTKDTNLRIKADAIGVQAEDYTTDQVEMDELYTGHTSWEVAPAQVDQLYDAGLEPDPALALQPNQFLTLVDQTNPSHTALGRFIAGEGLLRPLRRMENYPWGIKPRNREQQFAMDLLLDPTVQVVTLLGKAGTGKTLLAIAAGLQQVVDDEAYDKILVSRPVMPMGRDLGYLPGDVGEKLRPYMQPIYDNLEFIVGANTEARRRTTMTAGQLEEAGYLAIEPLTYIRGRSIPKQYLVVDEAQNLTPHEVKTILTRAGEGTKVIFTGDPHQIDNPYVDASTNGLSFLAEHFKHLDVSGHVTLQKGERSKLAELASNLL; the protein is encoded by the coding sequence TTGGTCCCCCCATCCAGCAAGAAAGTCTTCGTCCTGGATACGAACGTCCTCCTGCACGATCCCAACTCGATCCTTCACTTCCAAGAGCACGACGTGGTCCTGCCCATCGTGGTGATCGAGGAGGTGGACCACTTCAAGAAGGACCAGACGGAAGTGGGCCGGAACGCCCGCACCGTCTCCCGCCTCCTGGACCGGTTGCGGGCCAGCGGCACGCTCAGCACGGGGGTCCCCCTGGAGGGCGGGGGCTCGCTCAAGGTGGACGTGGCCTCCCACAACCTGGACTTTGGGATCCTGTCCGCGGACAAGCACAAGGCCGACAACCACATCCTGGCCTGCGCCCGGGAGCTGCTGCACAGCCGCAAGGAGCGGGTGGTCCTCGTCACCAAGGACACCAACCTCCGGATCAAGGCCGACGCCATCGGCGTCCAGGCGGAGGACTACACCACCGACCAGGTGGAGATGGACGAGCTGTACACGGGCCATACCTCCTGGGAGGTGGCGCCGGCGCAGGTGGATCAGCTCTACGACGCCGGCCTGGAGCCCGATCCCGCCCTGGCGCTGCAGCCCAACCAGTTCCTGACGCTGGTGGACCAGACCAACCCGAGCCACACGGCTTTGGGGCGGTTCATCGCGGGCGAGGGGCTGCTGCGCCCCCTCCGCCGGATGGAGAACTATCCCTGGGGGATCAAGCCCCGCAACCGGGAGCAGCAGTTCGCCATGGACCTGCTCCTGGATCCCACGGTCCAGGTGGTCACGCTCCTGGGCAAGGCGGGCACGGGCAAGACCCTGCTGGCCATCGCCGCGGGCCTCCAGCAGGTGGTGGACGACGAGGCCTACGACAAGATCCTCGTCAGCCGGCCCGTGATGCCCATGGGGCGCGACCTGGGCTACCTGCCGGGCGACGTGGGCGAGAAGCTGCGGCCCTACATGCAGCCCATCTACGACAACCTGGAATTCATCGTCGGGGCCAACACCGAGGCCCGCCGCCGCACGACCATGACCGCCGGGCAGCTGGAAGAGGCGGGCTACCTCGCCATCGAGCCCCTCACCTACATCCGCGGCCGCAGCATCCCCAAGCAGTACCTGGTGGTGGACGAGGCCCAGAACCTCACGCCCCATGAGGTGAAGACGATCCTCACCCGGGCGGGCGAGGGCACGAAGGTGATCTTCACCGGCGATCCCCACCAGATCGACAACCCCTACGTCGACGCCAGCACCAATGGGCTCAGCTTCCTCGCGGAGCACTTCAAGCACCTCGACGTCTCCGGCCACGTGACCCTGCAGAAGGGCGAGCGCAGCAAGCTGGCGGAACTGGCGAGCAACCTGCTGTAG
- a CDS encoding prolyl oligopeptidase family protein — protein MTRLLSRAWALAGLAAVLSAQAPLTYPATRKADVVDDYHGTKVADPYRWLEDDRSPETAAWVAAQNRTTRAYLDQIPERKAVEARLTKLWDYEKFGAPAKRGKYYIYSHNTGLQNQSVLYVTTDLKQPGRVLLDPNALSKDGTVSLGITTFTDDGRLMAYSLSKGGADLNIWKVRNIETGQDLPDELPLGRNGVSDWTKDGSGFYYTRYPLPKDRSALTGVFKNQQLLFHKLGTPVEKDTVLYERPDQPDWGFGGLETDDGKWLVVYQSQGTDRRDRVFLKDLTKPTAPVAPWLDKFDGSYRVVGNDGNTFYVLTDQGAPRSRLVAIEVGKPESKDWKTLIPEGPGRDVLAGVNLVANRFVATWRIDALTTVRLYDLKGKLEREIALPGVGSLIGFGGRREDTEAFYGFTSYNRPTTLYRYDFATGKSEVFRQSKVAFDPAAFEVKEVFYPSKDGTKIPMFLAYRKGLKLDGQNPTLLYGYGGFNVPATPGFSPGVLAWMEMGGVYAHACLRGGSEYGRAWYEAGRQRTKQNVFDDFIAAAEWLIREKYTATPRLAIHGGSNGGLLVGACMTQRPDLFGAALPAVGVMDMLRYHTFTIGWMWKSDYDCSDDPEGFKYLMTYSPLHTLKPGVKYPPTLVTTGDHDDRVVPAHSHKFIATLQADQAGSAPVLTRIETDAGHGAGKPTTKQIAERADQWAFLVKNLGIKLPEGFGK, from the coding sequence ATGACCCGACTCCTTTCCCGCGCCTGGGCGCTGGCCGGACTGGCCGCCGTCCTGTCGGCCCAGGCGCCCCTGACCTATCCCGCCACCCGCAAGGCCGACGTGGTGGACGACTACCACGGCACCAAGGTCGCGGACCCCTACCGCTGGCTGGAGGACGACCGCTCGCCCGAAACCGCCGCCTGGGTGGCTGCCCAGAACCGCACCACCCGCGCCTACCTGGACCAGATTCCCGAGCGGAAGGCCGTTGAGGCCCGCCTGACGAAGCTGTGGGACTACGAGAAGTTTGGCGCCCCCGCCAAGCGCGGGAAGTACTACATCTACAGCCACAACACGGGCCTCCAGAACCAGAGCGTTTTGTACGTCACCACCGACTTGAAGCAGCCGGGTCGGGTGCTGCTGGATCCCAACGCCCTCAGCAAGGACGGCACCGTCTCCCTCGGCATCACCACGTTCACCGACGACGGCCGCCTGATGGCCTACTCCCTGTCGAAGGGCGGCGCCGACCTCAACATCTGGAAGGTGCGGAACATCGAGACCGGCCAGGACCTCCCCGACGAGCTGCCCCTGGGCCGCAACGGCGTGAGCGACTGGACTAAGGACGGCAGCGGCTTCTACTACACCCGCTATCCCCTGCCCAAGGACCGCAGCGCGCTCACCGGCGTCTTCAAGAACCAGCAGCTGCTCTTCCACAAGCTGGGCACGCCCGTGGAGAAGGACACCGTCCTCTACGAGCGGCCGGACCAGCCGGACTGGGGCTTCGGCGGCCTGGAGACCGACGACGGCAAATGGCTCGTGGTCTACCAGTCCCAGGGCACGGACCGCCGCGACCGCGTCTTCCTGAAGGACCTGACCAAGCCCACCGCCCCCGTGGCGCCGTGGCTGGACAAGTTCGACGGCAGCTACCGCGTGGTGGGCAACGACGGGAACACTTTCTACGTGCTCACCGACCAGGGCGCCCCCCGTAGCCGGCTGGTGGCCATCGAGGTGGGCAAGCCCGAGTCCAAGGACTGGAAGACCCTCATTCCCGAGGGACCGGGCCGCGACGTGCTGGCGGGCGTGAACCTCGTTGCCAATCGTTTCGTCGCCACCTGGCGCATCGACGCCCTCACCACCGTCCGCCTCTACGACCTGAAGGGCAAGCTGGAGCGGGAGATCGCGCTTCCCGGCGTCGGCTCGTTGATCGGCTTCGGCGGCCGCCGCGAGGACACCGAAGCCTTCTACGGATTCACCAGCTACAACCGGCCCACGACCCTCTACCGCTACGATTTCGCCACCGGCAAGAGCGAGGTCTTCCGCCAGTCCAAGGTGGCCTTCGATCCCGCCGCCTTCGAGGTGAAGGAGGTCTTCTACCCCAGCAAGGACGGCACGAAGATCCCGATGTTCCTCGCCTACCGCAAGGGCCTGAAGCTGGACGGCCAGAACCCCACGCTGCTCTACGGCTACGGCGGCTTCAACGTGCCCGCGACGCCGGGGTTCAGCCCGGGGGTCCTCGCCTGGATGGAGATGGGCGGCGTCTACGCCCACGCCTGCCTGCGCGGCGGCAGCGAGTACGGCCGCGCCTGGTACGAGGCCGGCCGCCAGCGGACCAAGCAGAACGTGTTCGACGACTTCATCGCGGCCGCCGAGTGGCTGATCCGCGAGAAGTACACCGCCACGCCCAGGCTCGCCATCCACGGCGGATCCAACGGCGGGCTGCTGGTGGGCGCCTGCATGACCCAGCGCCCGGATCTCTTCGGCGCGGCCCTGCCCGCCGTCGGCGTCATGGACATGCTGCGGTACCACACCTTCACCATCGGGTGGATGTGGAAGAGCGACTACGACTGCTCCGATGATCCCGAGGGCTTCAAGTACCTGATGACCTACAGCCCCCTCCACACCCTCAAGCCCGGCGTGAAGTATCCGCCCACCCTCGTGACCACCGGCGACCACGACGATCGCGTCGTCCCCGCCCACAGCCACAAGTTCATCGCCACCCTCCAGGCCGACCAGGCCGGTTCCGCCCCCGTGCTCACCCGCATCGAAACCGACGCCGGCCACGGCGCCGGCAAACCCACCACCAAGCAGATCGCCGAGAGGGCGGACCAGTGGGCGTTTTTGGTGAAGAATCTGGGGATTAAGTTGCCGGAGGGGTTTGGGAAGTAG
- a CDS encoding prolyl oligopeptidase family protein, which yields MRILPMALVVTTGLAAHVPLVYPSTRKAEVVEDFFGTKVADPYRWLEDDNSPETKAWVEAQNRVTFAYLEGIPERARLRERMTKLWNYERYGVPYTRGGNTFYTHNTGLQNQAVLFVTDDPAKAGRVLLDPNTLSKDGTVALSGTSLTDDGRLMAYSISRAGSDWQTWKVRDVATGQDLADEIRWSKFSGAAWTKDGKGFFYSRYDAPKEGDALTGVNKFQKVYFHQVGTPQEKDELVYERKDQPDWGFGADVSEDGRWLIISQSEGTERRNRVFLKDLTKPGAAVEPFLDAFDAQYQVVGNEGDVFFLLTDKGAPRSRLVAAPFRTRQAWRELIPEGKGRDVLSAVSLVGDTFVATWMRDAHSAVSFHAVDGKLLGDLALPTLGTVDGFDGRRKDATTYYAFTSFARPATIYRLDLKTRQSVMHRTPQVDFDPSAYEVEQVFYPSKDGTKIPMFLVHKKGLKRDGQNPTLLYGYGGFDVSLTPAFSVSRVVWLEMGGIYAMPNLRGGGEYGKPWHDAGRLENKQNVFDDFIAAAEWLIANKYTSTPKLAINGGSNGGLLVGACLTQRPDLFGAAVPEVGVMDLLRYHKFTIGWAWKSDYLVSDTKAGFQGLMKYSPLHTLKPGVKYPPTLVTTGDHDDRVVPAHSHKFTATLQACQGGSAPVLTRIETNAGHGAGKPTAKQIEERADVFAFLVKNLGMKLP from the coding sequence ATGAGGATCCTGCCCATGGCTCTTGTCGTCACCACCGGCCTCGCCGCCCACGTCCCCCTGGTCTATCCCTCCACGCGCAAGGCCGAGGTGGTGGAGGACTTCTTCGGGACCAAGGTGGCGGATCCCTACCGCTGGCTGGAGGACGACAACAGCCCCGAGACCAAGGCCTGGGTGGAGGCCCAGAACCGCGTGACCTTCGCGTACCTGGAGGGGATCCCCGAGCGCGCCCGCCTGCGGGAGCGGATGACGAAGCTGTGGAACTACGAGCGCTACGGCGTGCCCTACACCCGGGGCGGCAACACCTTCTACACCCACAACACCGGCCTCCAGAACCAGGCCGTTCTGTTCGTCACCGACGATCCCGCGAAGGCCGGGCGCGTCCTGCTGGATCCCAATACCCTGAGCAAGGATGGGACCGTGGCGCTGTCCGGGACCAGCCTGACGGACGACGGTCGCCTGATGGCCTATTCCATCTCCCGCGCCGGGTCGGACTGGCAGACGTGGAAGGTGCGCGACGTGGCCACGGGCCAGGATCTGGCCGACGAGATCCGGTGGTCCAAGTTCAGCGGCGCCGCGTGGACGAAGGACGGGAAGGGCTTCTTCTACAGCCGCTATGACGCGCCGAAGGAAGGCGACGCCCTCACGGGCGTGAACAAGTTCCAGAAGGTCTACTTCCATCAGGTGGGCACGCCGCAGGAGAAGGACGAGCTGGTCTACGAGCGCAAGGATCAGCCCGACTGGGGCTTCGGCGCCGACGTGAGCGAGGACGGCCGGTGGCTGATCATCAGCCAGAGCGAGGGCACCGAACGCAGGAACCGGGTCTTCCTCAAGGACCTGACCAAGCCCGGCGCTGCCGTGGAGCCCTTCCTGGACGCCTTCGACGCCCAGTACCAGGTGGTGGGGAACGAGGGCGACGTGTTCTTCCTGCTCACGGACAAGGGCGCGCCGCGCAGCCGGCTGGTGGCCGCACCCTTCCGCACGCGCCAGGCCTGGCGGGAGCTGATCCCGGAGGGGAAGGGCCGCGACGTACTGTCCGCCGTCAGCTTGGTGGGCGACACCTTCGTCGCCACCTGGATGCGGGACGCCCACTCCGCCGTGAGCTTCCACGCCGTGGACGGCAAGCTCCTGGGCGATTTGGCCCTGCCGACGCTCGGAACCGTGGACGGCTTCGACGGCCGGCGCAAGGACGCCACCACCTACTACGCCTTCACCTCCTTCGCCCGCCCCGCCACCATCTACCGCCTGGACCTCAAGACCCGGCAGAGCGTGATGCACCGCACGCCGCAGGTGGATTTCGATCCTTCCGCCTACGAGGTGGAGCAGGTGTTCTACCCCAGCAAGGACGGGACGAAAATCCCGATGTTCCTGGTCCACAAGAAGGGCCTGAAGCGCGACGGGCAGAACCCCACGCTGCTCTACGGCTACGGCGGCTTCGACGTGTCCCTCACGCCCGCCTTCTCCGTGTCCCGCGTGGTGTGGCTGGAGATGGGCGGGATCTACGCCATGCCGAACCTGCGTGGCGGCGGGGAATACGGCAAGCCCTGGCACGACGCCGGTCGCCTCGAAAATAAGCAGAACGTGTTCGATGACTTCATCGCGGCGGCGGAGTGGCTGATCGCCAACAAGTACACCTCCACGCCCAAGCTGGCCATCAACGGCGGCTCCAACGGCGGCCTGCTGGTGGGCGCCTGCCTCACCCAGCGGCCGGACCTCTTCGGCGCCGCGGTGCCCGAGGTGGGCGTCATGGACCTGCTGCGGTACCACAAGTTCACCATCGGCTGGGCCTGGAAGAGCGACTACCTCGTTTCCGACACCAAGGCCGGCTTCCAGGGCCTGATGAAGTACAGCCCGCTCCATACCCTCAAGCCCGGCGTGAAATACCCGCCGACCCTCGTGACCACGGGCGACCACGACGACCGCGTGGTCCCCGCCCACAGCCACAAGTTCACGGCGACGCTCCAGGCCTGCCAGGGCGGCTCCGCGCCGGTCCTCACCCGCATCGAGACCAACGCGGGCCACGGCGCAGGCAAGCCCACCGCCAAGCAGATCGAGGAGCGGGCTGACGTGTTCGCCTTCCTCGTGAAGAACCTCGGAATGAAGCTCCCCTGA
- a CDS encoding restriction endonuclease yields MVRSKLLKLTPTEFENLIYDLMILNGLQNAVWRTPGADGGRDIEGQALSIDLSGNIEMQKWYVECKRYSKSIDWPTVYGKIAYADNHGADYLLLCTTTSYSPNCKTEISNWNRARRRPIVRVWDSVELERKISHESVLLIKYGLEFNDKIIESSIFSLTQFLTKVVQGLYGLLAIDPISSNFLMSIELSAALSELISVRTESAKLGDCGNWKKFRLDKDLYDWCNVDPLVSLSGADCHGLRALLASIRYFNRSDTIKILPADRTTIETAEDTVFYIQPSIDLSASAVTEAFRIISLWSNLEITADINQIKIILRQQ; encoded by the coding sequence GTGGTCCGAAGCAAACTGCTGAAATTGACTCCCACCGAGTTTGAAAATTTAATATATGACTTAATGATCCTTAATGGCCTTCAGAATGCGGTGTGGAGAACTCCTGGCGCTGATGGAGGACGAGACATTGAGGGTCAAGCACTTTCCATTGACTTAAGCGGCAATATTGAAATGCAAAAATGGTATGTTGAATGTAAAAGATACTCAAAATCTATTGATTGGCCAACTGTATACGGAAAAATCGCATATGCCGACAATCATGGAGCAGATTATTTGCTTCTATGCACTACCACCAGCTATAGCCCTAATTGCAAAACAGAAATATCGAATTGGAACAGAGCGAGGAGAAGGCCGATAGTTAGGGTCTGGGATTCTGTCGAGTTAGAACGAAAAATCTCACATGAATCCGTTTTATTAATAAAGTATGGACTAGAATTTAATGACAAAATTATAGAATCTTCCATATTCTCCTTAACTCAATTTCTGACAAAGGTCGTCCAAGGTCTATACGGATTGTTAGCAATCGACCCTATTTCCTCAAATTTTTTAATGTCGATTGAACTATCTGCCGCATTATCAGAATTGATTTCCGTTCGGACTGAGTCGGCCAAACTCGGTGATTGTGGCAACTGGAAAAAATTTCGCCTCGATAAAGATTTATATGATTGGTGTAATGTAGACCCATTAGTTTCCCTATCAGGTGCGGATTGTCATGGGTTGAGAGCGCTATTGGCTTCCATTAGATATTTCAATAGATCCGATACAATTAAAATCTTACCAGCAGATAGAACCACCATTGAAACAGCTGAAGACACTGTATTCTATATTCAGCCTTCAATAGACCTCAGTGCATCCGCCGTAACGGAAGCGTTCAGAATCATCTCCCTGTGGTCAAATCTTGAAATAACTGCTGATATAAATCAAATTAAAATAATTTTGCGCCAACAATGA